In the genome of Roseofilum reptotaenium CS-1145, the window CTGTCCCCAACATATTCCGATTCGCTATTCTGAAGGTGAGGTTGCCGAACTGGTGGCTCGCAAAGCTTAAAGCCGAACATATAGCGCTTTGCGCTAGGGAATGGGGAATGGGGAATAGGATTGTGGTACATGGCTTTGGGGATTCAACACTGTACTCCATAGCGGTGATGTTTTTCACGGATGTTAATGACTTTGATGCGGTGACTGAAACCACCTTCCATGGAGGAAGGATTAATACTGGAATTGATAATATAGTTGTTTTAATTAAGGATGGGACACTAAGCAGTGCAATAATCGCGAATAATCTCATCCAGAGATTTGCCTAAAGGGGCATACATTTTAGCTCTCTTTAAGGCACTAAAATCATGTTCAATATCGTTAAAATCAGGAGAGTATTTCGGTAAAAATATAACTTGATGACCCGCCCCCTCTACTAATTCTCTAATCACTCCCTTTCTATGAATTGGGGAATTATCCATAATTAATACTGAAGTGATTTCTAATTCTGGCAACAGATCATACTCCAACCATCCTTCAAATCCAGCGGCATTTAGACTTCCGGTAAACAGCATTGGAGCTATTAGATCTTTTACTTTTTTTCTTCTTCCAGCTACCAAGTTTTCTCTTTTTCCCCGTTTTCCTTGCTTCTCTCCATAAATTTTTTTTCCTCTTTTTGACCACCCATAAACACAGCCCTCTATCTCCTCAAACCCTGACTCATCAATAAACATAAGACTTTTACTTCCGTACATCTTTATCAATTCTCGTAATATTCTCAAATATTTTATTCTTTCTTTTGGGTTCCTTTCTCGATAGCGCAGTTCTTTCTTTTTGCGCGTTATTTTCATCCTTTTCATAGCATAAAAAATTGCACTGGGATCAACGGCAAATTTTTGGGCTCTATCTCTCAATTTAGTATCGGGGTTTTCCTGTACATCTTTTTCTAATGCTTTCCAGTCTAATTTCCTCTGACGGCGGCACACCTTTGTCGCTGCTAAATCTTTCCTGTTTAACCATCGATAGATTGTAGATCTTCCTATGCCAAACACTTTTGTTGCTTCTGTCACCCTACCCCCATTTTCTACATAATTTATTACTTTTTGCCTTAAATCTAAACTGTATGGCATAATAAATTACTCTTTTTATTGACTATTTTAGTCTACCCTATTCTTATCCCATCCTTAATTAAAACAACTATAGTTCGTAGTGAGGGATTGAGCAATCTCCAGCTAGGCTTTTAAGCACTAAAGTGCTTATACCATTTCTCTATGATGATGCGCTTTCTCTATGATGATGCGCTTTAAAAAGGATCGATTAATGGCAATGTTAAAGAGAAATGGTATTACTACAAACAAAGCCCTATTTTAGGTGAAACAATCCACTACTGGCGTGTCAAGCTTTATTTGATGCAATAGGATTTTGCTTAAATTCTCTAATTTCAACAATCATAGCGATTTCCTAATGCACTATTTTAAGCTTGACGTGCCACTACTCACTAAAAAATCTTAGCTAGGGGATATGAAATAATGGCTGCATCTTCTGTCATAATGATTAAATCATGTTCTAAAGATTGACAAAGTAGAAGACGATCAAATGGATCTTTGTGTAAAGGGGGTAGCTTCGCTAATTGAGCGATCGCGCTTTCACCAATAGACATCTCCTAAAAATAATACTAGAGTAAAAAGTATGTTATAATTCAATTTTACCGAAGATAAAATCATGAGCAATATTGACGAGTTTCTGCGACAATATCCCCAGGAAACCCAAAGAGTGTTAGGGATTAATGCCGAGCAACTGGAGAGTTTAA includes:
- a CDS encoding IS630 family transposase, which produces MPYSLDLRQKVINYVENGGRVTEATKVFGIGRSTIYRWLNRKDLAATKVCRRQRKLDWKALEKDVQENPDTKLRDRAQKFAVDPSAIFYAMKRMKITRKKKELRYRERNPKERIKYLRILRELIKMYGSKSLMFIDESGFEEIEGCVYGWSKRGKKIYGEKQGKRGKRENLVAGRRKKVKDLIAPMLFTGSLNAAGFEGWLEYDLLPELEITSVLIMDNSPIHRKGVIRELVEGAGHQVIFLPKYSPDFNDIEHDFSALKRAKMYAPLGKSLDEIIRDYCTA